DNA from Flavobacterium aestivum:
GAACTCCTCTAACATATTCAAAACCTGCATCTTTGCCATAGTAATATTCCACAAAAAGGCTTTCGGAATAATTGGTGAAACTCTCGTGAACCCACATATCAGCAATATCTTTGTAAGTGATATTATTGGCAAACCATTCATGTCCTGATTCGTGAACAATAATAAAATCAAACTTTAAGCCCCAACCTGTTCCGCTTAAATCACGCCCCAAATAACCGTTTTGATAACCGTTCCCATAAGTTACTGAACTTTGGTGTTCCATTCCTAAATACGGAGCTTCTACTAATTTATAACCATCTTCATAAAAAGGATAAGGTCCAAACCAATGTTCAAAAGCTTTCAACATTTTTGGTACTTCTTTGAATTGCTCCTTTGCTTTTGCCAAATTATCTTTCAAAACATAGTAACTACAATCTAAATCACCTTTTTCTCCTTTATATTTCTCCGAAAAAGAAACATAATCACCAACATTAATATTTACTCCGTAATTGTTGATCGGATTTTTGACCACCCAAACATAGGTTGTAGTCCCATTTTTTAATGGTATTACATTTTGTAGGCGACCATTAGAAACATCCATTAATTTTCTAGGAACGTTAACGCTAATTTTCATTCCTTCTACTTCATCATACATATGATCTTTGTTTGGCCACCAAACACTGGCACCTAATCCTTGGCAGGAAGAAGCAATAAAATCGTTTCCATTTTTATCTTTTTTCCATGTTAAACCTCCGTCCCATGGTGGTCTAACGGCTACTTTTGGTTTACCTTGATAAAAGACTTTTATTTCTTTTACAGCTCCCATATTTTGGGTAGCCGTTAATGTTATGAAGAAGACATTCCCTTCTCTTTTGTATTTTAATGCAACTCCATTCTGTGTCACCTTGGTAATTTCCATTGGGCTTTGTAGATCAATTTGCATTACATTATAAGGCTTTAAAACTTTATATTGAATGGTATTAGAACCTGTAATTGTGCTATCTGCAGGATTTACTTTTATATCCAAAGAATAGTATTTTACATCCCACCATAATCTTTCTTTGGTAATGCTTCCCCTTAAAGAATCTTGTCGAGTAAAATGGGTGTCCGACTTATTCAGTAATCCTTGTGCCAATAATCCATTGGAGATTAAAAATGAAATCAATAAAAGGTTAAGATGCTTTTTCATGAATTTGATATTTTTTTACCAAAACTACATACTTTTTTTGATTTTTATAACAAAAGAAAGCCCAATGGCAAATATTTTTTGGCATTGGGCTTTGCGAAATAGTATAGTAATTTGTTCTTACTTCTGACGGCTTTTTAAAACATCAACCACATCATTTAGTTGAAATCCTTTAGCTTGTAATAATATCAGGTAATGAAATAATAAATCAGCACTTTCACTCAAAAATAATTCATCATTATCATCTTTGGCTTCAATAACTACTTCTACGGCTTCTTCCCCAACTTTTTGGGCAATTTTATTGATTCCCAATTTAAACAAAGAAGCCACATAACTTTTTTCGGAATCAGCGTTTTCTCTTCTGGTTTTAATGGTGTTTTCCAGATTCGAAATAAAACCATATTCTTGTTTGTTTTCGGTCGCCCAACAAGTATCTGTTCCTTTGTGGCACGTTGGTCCAACTGGTCGTACTTGAATCAACAGTGTGTCGTTGTCACAGTCGTTTTTAATATCAACCAAATTCAAGAAGTTACCACTTTCTTCGCCTTTTGTCCAAAGTCTTTGTTTGGAACGGCTGTAGAAAGTCACTTTTTGTGTATCTATTGTTTTTTGATAAGCCTCAGCATTCATGTACCCTAACATCAAAACGTTTTTAGTTTCACTATCTTGAATGATGGCAGGAATTAAGCCATGTGCACTTTTTGAAAAATCTATATCCATTATTATAATTTAATGATTGAATAATTAAAAGATCGAAAAATCTATTTTCTTTTCTCTATAATCTAACTTCAATATGGTTATTTTTAAGTTCTCTTTTTAATGTCTTGATTTCAATTTCTTTGAAGTGGAATACGCTTGCCGCCAAAGCTGCATCTGCTTTACCATCTATAAAAGCATCAGTGAAATGCTGTATATTTCCAGCTCCTCCAGAAGCAATTATTGGTATGTTAACCAATTGAGATAGTTTTGCCAAAGCTTCATTGGCAAATCCGTTTTTGGTTCCGTCGTTATCCATCGAGGTAAAAAGGATTTCTCCGGCTCCTCTCTCTTCTACTTCTTTTGCCCAATCAAATAAATTCAGTTCAGTTGGTACTTTTCCACCAACTAAATGCACTATCCATTGGCCATCAATTTGCTTGGCATCTATCGCTACTACAACACATTGGCTTCCGAATTTTTGTGCCAAATCGTTTATTAATTGAGGGTTCTTTACCGCCGATGAATTAATAGAAACCTTATCTGCTCCGTTTTGCAACAAAACTTCTACATCTCCTACAGTCGAAATTCCACCTCCTACTGTAAACGGGATATTGATAGTTGAAGCCACTTTTCGAACCAAATCTATCAAGGTTTTTCTACGTTCTTCTGTCGCAGAAATGTCCAGAAAAACCAATTCATCTGCACCTTCATCCGAATAGATTTTTGCCAATTCTACAGGATCTCCAGCATCTCGCAAATCTACGAAATTAACACCTTTCACGGTTCTACCGTTTTTTATGTCTAGGCAGGGTATTATTCTTTTTGTTAACATCTTTTCTTAATGTGTTAATTAGACAATTAGTCAATTAGATAATTGTTTGTTTCGTTTCATAAATTATCTAATTTTCAAATTATCTCATTATCTAATTATAAAATCCTCCAATTGTTTCAACGAAATTCTGCCTTCATAAATAGCCTTTCCTATGATGGTTCCTTCACAGCCTAATTCGGCTAGCTTGGGTAATTCATCAAAAGTGGAAATTCCTCCAGAAGCGATTAATTTTATACCATTGGCTTCTGCTAAAATTTTAGCGTACAAATCAAAACTAGGTCCTTCTAACATTCCGTCTTTGGCTATATCTGTACAAATTACATACTCAATTCCTTTGTTTTGATAGTCCTTGATAAATGGAACCAAGTCTTCATTTGAATCTTCCAACCAACCTGAAACAGCTACTTTTTCGTTGGTAGCATCGGCTCCTAAAATGATTTTATCTGAACCATATTCAGAAATCCATTTTTCAAAAATGGGTCTGTTTTTTACAGCAATACTTCCTCCGGTGATTTGGTTTGCACCACTTTCAAAAGCGATTTTCAAATCAGAATCCGCTTTTAAACCTCCTCCAAAATCAATTTTTAATTTTGTTTTCGTGGCGATTTGTTCCAATATTTTATAATTGACAATTTTGCTAGATTTTGCACCGTCTAAATCTACTAAATGCAAATATTCGATTCCGTGAGCTTCGAATGACTTAGCTACTTCCAACGGATTTTCATTGTATATAATTTTAGTGTTGTAATCGCCTTTCGATAAACGAACACATTTTCCTTCTATAATATCTATTGCGGGGATTATTCTCATGTTTTTAATTTAAATATTTAAAAAATTAAATGATTTAAAGATTTACTGAACTCAATTTTTCAATTTTTCAATTTCAAAAAATTCTCTAAAATCTTCTCTCCAACATCACCACTCTTTTCCGGGTGAAATTGCGTTCCGTAGAAATTATTGTTTTCTAAAGCCGATGAATAGGCAACTTCATAATCAGTCGTTGCAATGGTTTCTTTACAAATAGGAGCATAAAAGCTATGCACCAAATACATGTATTCATTCTCTGCAATTCCTTTGAACAAATCCGATTTTAGATTATAAATGGTATTCCAACCCATTTGAGGGACTTTTACTTTAGGAGAAAACTTAAAGACATCTACATCAAAAATGCCCAAACCTTCTGTATTTCCCTCTTCGGATTTGTTGCACATCAATTGCATACCCAAACATATCCCGAAAACGGGTTGTTTAAGTGTTGGAATCAAAGTATCCAATCCGCTTTGTTTTAGCATTTTCATTGCATAACTAGCCTCCCCTACTCCTGGGAAAATAACTTTGTCAGCTGCTTTTATTTCTTCCGGATCATTACTCAAAACTGCTTTGTATCCCAATCTTTCGATGGCAAACATGATGCTTTGAATGTTTCCTGCTCCGTAGTTTATGATTACTATTTTCATTAGTTTTTGTTTCAGGTTCGTTTTGTTTCAAGTTTCAGGTTCTGTTGCCTGAAACTTGAAACAGTTCTTTAATTTACAGATCAGCATAATGTGCTATCATTTTGTTTACCAATCCATTTTTATCAAAAAACATGATTTCAATTGCCATTTTATTCATAATCGATTTGTAATAAAGTGCCACAGAATTAACTCCAGATGTCACATCAACCAACTCAAAATGTAAGTCTGGAATCTTTGTTAATGCCTTCTCCCAATAGCCTCTCACTTCTTTTTTTCCTTGGAGTGAACCATTATCAATTCCAGCTGCCAATTTTATCATTGGTGTCGTAATTTCAATATCTTCAGAATAATGCTTCATGATATCATCCAAATCATGCGAGTTCCAAGATTCTATCCATTTTTGGGCAAACTTTTTTGCTTCCATGTTTTTTTTGTTTCAAGTTCGTTAAAACTGTCTGATGCTTATAGCGTTTTACAACATTCCTTTTGTTGATGGTAAAATCATTTTCTCCGTATCACGTTTAACTGCTACTTTTATTGCTTTTGCAAAAGCTTTAAAGATAGCTTCAATTTTGTGATGTTCGTTGGTTCCTTCCGCTTTGATATTGATATTGGCTTTGGCTCCATCAGAGAAAGACTTGAAGAAATGATAAAACATTTCTGTTGGCATTTTACCAACCATTTCACGTTTGAATTCGGCTTCCCAAACCAACCAGTTTCTACCTCCAAAATCAATAGCTACTTGAGATAAACAATCGTCCATTGGCAAACAGAAACCGTAACGCTCAATTCCTAATTTATTCCCTAAGGCTTTGGCAAAAACTTCCCCCAAAGCAATAGCTGTATCTTCAATCGTATGGTGTTCGTCAACTTCAAGATCACCTTTTACGGTAATTTCCAAATCCATTTGCCCGTGGCGGGCTATTTGATCCAACATATGGTCAAAGAAGGAAATTCCTGTATCAATTTTGCTTTTTCCAGTTCCGTCTAAGTTTAAGTTGATATAAATGTCAGTTTCGTTTGTTTTTCTCGAAATAGTTGCTGAACGGGCTTCGAGTTTCAAAAACTCATAGATTACTTTCCAATCGGTAGACTGCAAAATGATTACTTCATCTAATTCCTCTTTTTTACTTGAGATTTCAGCTATTCCCAAATCGTCTTCTGATTTCAGAAAAATAGCTTTTGCCCCTAAATTTTTAGCCAATTCCACATCGGTAATTCGATCACCTAAAACAAATGAGTTCGCTAAATCATACTCAGGATTGTCAATGTATTTGGTTAACATTCCCGTTCTTGGCTTACGAGTTGGTGCATTGTCTTCTGGTAAAGAATGATCTATAAAAATATCATCAAAAAGAACTCCTTCATTTTCAAAAGCTCTTAAGATAAAGTTCTGAGTTGGCCAAAAGGTTTCTTCCGGAAAACTGTCGGTTCCTAATCCGTCCTGATTGGTTACCATAACCAATTCGTAATCCATTTCTTTGGCAATTTTTGCCAAATACTGGAATGCTTTTGGATAAAATTCTAATTTTTCTAAACTGTCTAATTGATATCCTTCCGGTTCTAAAACAATGGTTCCGTCACGATCTATAAAAAGTACTTTCTTCATAGGTTATTTTATTCTAAACCTAATAGTGTTCAAAACACTGTTAGGTCTTAGTTATTTAATTTTGTAGAGCTTCTATTAATTTTTTATTTTCTGATTCAGTTCCAATAGTCAAACGCAAAGTATTTTCACATAAAGGTTGAGTGGTTCTATTACGGATTACAATTCCTTTGGCTATCAAATCATCATATCTTTTATTGGCATCATCTACTTTTATCAAGATAAAATTAGCCTCTGTTGGATAGATTTTTTCAACATAATTTACATGAAGTAAAACTTTAAGTAACTCTTCTCTTTGTTCTATTATTAATTTAATTTCAGATTGTATCGCATTGGTATCATCCAATCTTTGTAAAGCTCTTTTCTGAGTTAATTCATTAACATTATAAGGTGGCTTTATCTTATTTAAAATCGAGATTATTTCTGCAGACGCATAACAAATTCCCAATCGAATTCCCGCCAGTCCATATGCTTTTGACAGCGTTTGAGTGATTACCAAATTTGGGTATTGATCCATTTTTTCCAACCAGCTTTCTTTTTCGGAAAAGTCAATATAGGCTTCATCAATCACAACCAAGCCTTTAAACTGTTCCAATAAAGTAGTCACACTTTCTTCAGAAAAAGAATTTCCGGTTGGATTATTAGGCGAACACAAAAAGATCATTTTTGTATTCTCATCAATTGCATTAAATATTTTTTCAATTTGAGGCTGAAAATCAGTTGAAAGCAATACCTCTCTATTTTCTACTGCATTGATATTGGCAAGCACTCCATACATCCCGTAAGTAGGAGGCAATGTGATCACATTATCTACTTTAGGCTCACAAAATGCCCTGAACAATAAATCCAAAACTTCATCACTACCATTTCCTAATAGCATCTGGTTACTATTCACCTTGTGCTGTTTGGCTAAAATACTTTTTACCGATGCTTGTTGTGGATCTGGGTAACGATTTACACCACTGCTAAATGGATTCTCATTGGCATCCAAAAATACCATATCTGCGGTATCAAAATCCTCAAATTCATCTCTGGCTGACGAATATGGTTTTAAAACCTTTACATTATCACGTACTAAATTATTTATATCGAAATTCATTTCGTTCAATCTTTAATTTTTTAAATCTTTCAATCTCAAAGTAACTGCATTTTTGTGGGCTTGTAACCCTTCGGCTTCTGCCATAATTTCAATAGCCGAACCAATATTTTGTATTCCAATTGGAGAGATTTTCTGAAAAGTCATTGCTTTGGTAAAACTATCAAGATTAACTCCACTATAATTTTTGGCATAGCCATTTGTAGGCAAGGTATGATTGGTTCCCGATGCGTAATCTCCCGCACTTTCCGGAGTGTAATTCCCGATGAAAACTGAACCTGCATTGGCGATATTGTCTACATAAAAAGCTTCATCTTTGACACAGATAATGAAATGCTCCGGTCCATATTCATTAATTAATTCTAAAGCTACGGAGTCATTTTCTACATAAATCAATTTTGAATTGGCAATTGCTTTTTCTGCAATTTCTTTTCGTGGTAAAACATTCATTTGTGATTGAATTTCCAATTCTACAGCATCAATCAATGCTTTTGATGTAGAGACTAAAATCACCTGACTATCAGCGCCATGTTCTGCTTGCGATAATAAATCGGAAGCAACAAAAGCTGGGACGGCAGTATCATCTGCAACAATCAGTAATTCTGATGGTCCCGCTGGCATATCGATAGCAACACCAAACTGAGTTGCCAATTGTTTGGCCACGGTTACAAACTGATTTCCTGGTCCAAAGATTTTATACACTTTTGGAATAGTAGCGGTTCCAAAAGTCATACCTGCAATAGCCTGAATACCTCCTACTTTTAATATTTTGGTTACTCCACATAAATTAGCGGCATATAAAATAGCTGGATTTATATTCCCTTGCTTATCCGGTGGCGAACACAATACAATTTCATTGCATCCTGCAAGATTAGCAGGTACTGCAAGCATCAATACTGTCGAAAATAAAGGAGCAGTTCCGCCTGGAATGTACAACCCTATTTTTTGAATTGGTCTTTTTTCTTGCCAACAATTTACACCTTCGATTGTCTCAATAGTAACACGATTTGTTTTTTGCGCAGCGTGAAATTTTTCGATATTCGATTTTGCTAATTGAATGGCTTGCTTTAATTCTTCAGAAATCGATGCGATAGCTGTATCTATTTCGGCTTGTGAAACTTCTAATTGATCTACCGTAACCCCATCAAAAAGTGAAGTGTATTTTGAAACCGCACTATCTCCTTTTGATTGAACTTCTTTAAAAATCCCTTTTACTGTTGCTTCAATATCATCAACTGTTTTGGTAGGTCTTTCTAAAATTGCTGACCAAGTTTCTGGTTTTGGATTGTATATTTTATTCATTTTTTTTTGTGTGCTTTATGCTTTAAGCTGTAGGCTATAAGCTAATTCTTTTTTTGTTTCAGATGACTTAAAGCTTATTGCCTAAAGCCTAAAGCGCGAAGCTTTATTAAAGGACCATTTTCTCGATTGGACATACTAAAATTCCTTCGGCTCCAACATCTTTCAGTTTATCTATTACTTCCCAAAAAGTATCTTTATCTATTACCGAGTGCACACTACTCCATCCTTCCTGTGCCAAAGGCAACACTGTCAAACTTCTCAAAACTGGAAGAATCTCTCCAACTGCTTCAATTTTATCATTAGGTACATTCATCAATATGTATCTAGATTTTCTAGCTCTCAGAACTGATTCTATTCTAAATTTTAATGTATCTATTAATTTTTGATTTGCAGGATCTATCTTTGGAGAAACAGCTAAAACTGCTTCACTTTTTAGAATAACTTCTACTTCTTTCAAGTTGTTTTTAAACAAAGTACTTCCGCTAGATACTATATCTACAATTGCATCAGCAAGACCTATATTTGGAGCAATTTCTACAGAACCCGATATTTGGTGAATATCTACACTAAGTCCAAAAGATTCAAAGTAATCAGTAACAGTATTAGGGTAAGAAGTTGCTATACGTAACCCATCTAAATCTTTGATGGAATTGTATTTTGATGTTTTTGGAACCGCAACTGAAACCCTGCATTTTGAAAATCCTAATTTTTGGGCTACTTCAATTCCTTTTCCTTTTTCAACCAAAAGATTGTCTCCAACGATCGCAGCATCTACAACACCGTCAATCAGGTATTGTGGAATGTCAGAATTTCTAAGGAATAAAACTTCTAAAGGGAAATTAGTTGCTTCAGCTTTTAATTGATCGATTCCATTATCTATGGAAATTCCACAATCTTTTAGAATTTGGATACTTTCTTCGTTTAAGCGTCCTGATTTTTGAATTGCAATTTTTAGTGTACTCATTTTTTTTGTTTTTTTTTAGTTTTAGAATATGCTTGAGTACAAAGAATCGGTAATAAAAAACCCGTTTGATGTACTCAAACGGGTTTTAGAATATTGTGAATTACACGCATACCATTAACACATCGCTTGAGAGCAATTATGAAAATGATGATGATGTAATTGAATTGATAACATAATTTTATAAAATTTGGTAATTCTTTGTTTCTTTTGCAAATATACAGGATAAAATAATTACCATCCTATTTTTATTTTAACGTTACATTACTAATTTGTTAAATAAATTAACCGGTTTTACTTTTTTATATTTTAATACTCCAAAAGCTCTTTCAATTCTTTTTCAAA
Protein-coding regions in this window:
- the hisA gene encoding 1-(5-phosphoribosyl)-5-[(5-phosphoribosylamino)methylideneamino]imidazole-4-carboxamide isomerase translates to MRIIPAIDIIEGKCVRLSKGDYNTKIIYNENPLEVAKSFEAHGIEYLHLVDLDGAKSSKIVNYKILEQIATKTKLKIDFGGGLKADSDLKIAFESGANQITGGSIAVKNRPIFEKWISEYGSDKIILGADATNEKVAVSGWLEDSNEDLVPFIKDYQNKGIEYVICTDIAKDGMLEGPSFDLYAKILAEANGIKLIASGGISTFDELPKLAELGCEGTIIGKAIYEGRISLKQLEDFIIR
- the hisB gene encoding bifunctional histidinol-phosphatase/imidazoleglycerol-phosphate dehydratase HisB — protein: MKKVLFIDRDGTIVLEPEGYQLDSLEKLEFYPKAFQYLAKIAKEMDYELVMVTNQDGLGTDSFPEETFWPTQNFILRAFENEGVLFDDIFIDHSLPEDNAPTRKPRTGMLTKYIDNPEYDLANSFVLGDRITDVELAKNLGAKAIFLKSEDDLGIAEISSKKEELDEVIILQSTDWKVIYEFLKLEARSATISRKTNETDIYINLNLDGTGKSKIDTGISFFDHMLDQIARHGQMDLEITVKGDLEVDEHHTIEDTAIALGEVFAKALGNKLGIERYGFCLPMDDCLSQVAIDFGGRNWLVWEAEFKREMVGKMPTEMFYHFFKSFSDGAKANINIKAEGTNEHHKIEAIFKAFAKAIKVAVKRDTEKMILPSTKGML
- the hisH gene encoding imidazole glycerol phosphate synthase subunit HisH codes for the protein MKIVIINYGAGNIQSIMFAIERLGYKAVLSNDPEEIKAADKVIFPGVGEASYAMKMLKQSGLDTLIPTLKQPVFGICLGMQLMCNKSEEGNTEGLGIFDVDVFKFSPKVKVPQMGWNTIYNLKSDLFKGIAENEYMYLVHSFYAPICKETIATTDYEVAYSSALENNNFYGTQFHPEKSGDVGEKILENFLKLKN
- the hisC gene encoding histidinol-phosphate transaminase, which gives rise to MNFDINNLVRDNVKVLKPYSSARDEFEDFDTADMVFLDANENPFSSGVNRYPDPQQASVKSILAKQHKVNSNQMLLGNGSDEVLDLLFRAFCEPKVDNVITLPPTYGMYGVLANINAVENREVLLSTDFQPQIEKIFNAIDENTKMIFLCSPNNPTGNSFSEESVTTLLEQFKGLVVIDEAYIDFSEKESWLEKMDQYPNLVITQTLSKAYGLAGIRLGICYASAEIISILNKIKPPYNVNELTQKRALQRLDDTNAIQSEIKLIIEQREELLKVLLHVNYVEKIYPTEANFILIKVDDANKRYDDLIAKGIVIRNRTTQPLCENTLRLTIGTESENKKLIEALQN
- the hisD gene encoding histidinol dehydrogenase, with the protein product MNKIYNPKPETWSAILERPTKTVDDIEATVKGIFKEVQSKGDSAVSKYTSLFDGVTVDQLEVSQAEIDTAIASISEELKQAIQLAKSNIEKFHAAQKTNRVTIETIEGVNCWQEKRPIQKIGLYIPGGTAPLFSTVLMLAVPANLAGCNEIVLCSPPDKQGNINPAILYAANLCGVTKILKVGGIQAIAGMTFGTATIPKVYKIFGPGNQFVTVAKQLATQFGVAIDMPAGPSELLIVADDTAVPAFVASDLLSQAEHGADSQVILVSTSKALIDAVELEIQSQMNVLPRKEIAEKAIANSKLIYVENDSVALELINEYGPEHFIICVKDEAFYVDNIANAGSVFIGNYTPESAGDYASGTNHTLPTNGYAKNYSGVNLDSFTKAMTFQKISPIGIQNIGSAIEIMAEAEGLQAHKNAVTLRLKDLKN
- a CDS encoding M1 family metallopeptidase, which encodes MKKHLNLLLISFLISNGLLAQGLLNKSDTHFTRQDSLRGSITKERLWWDVKYYSLDIKVNPADSTITGSNTIQYKVLKPYNVMQIDLQSPMEITKVTQNGVALKYKREGNVFFITLTATQNMGAVKEIKVFYQGKPKVAVRPPWDGGLTWKKDKNGNDFIASSCQGLGASVWWPNKDHMYDEVEGMKISVNVPRKLMDVSNGRLQNVIPLKNGTTTYVWVVKNPINNYGVNINVGDYVSFSEKYKGEKGDLDCSYYVLKDNLAKAKEQFKEVPKMLKAFEHWFGPYPFYEDGYKLVEAPYLGMEHQSSVTYGNGYQNGYLGRDLSGTGWGLKFDFIIVHESGHEWFANNITYKDIADMWVHESFTNYSESLFVEYYYGKDAGFEYVRGVRKNIQNDKPIIGHYDVNNEGSGDMYFKGANMLHTLRQIVNNDEKWRSILRGLNSTFYHQTVTTKQIEDYLSQQVGMDLNTFFNQYLRDVRIPTFEYTIQDSTLKYRWTNIVSGFDMPVKVVINGNEVALNPKGEWSEFTNPSKIEKVEVNKDYYVLSNEMAK
- the hisF gene encoding imidazole glycerol phosphate synthase subunit HisF, which gives rise to MLTKRIIPCLDIKNGRTVKGVNFVDLRDAGDPVELAKIYSDEGADELVFLDISATEERRKTLIDLVRKVASTINIPFTVGGGISTVGDVEVLLQNGADKVSINSSAVKNPQLINDLAQKFGSQCVVVAIDAKQIDGQWIVHLVGGKVPTELNLFDWAKEVEERGAGEILFTSMDNDGTKNGFANEALAKLSQLVNIPIIASGGAGNIQHFTDAFIDGKADAALAASVFHFKEIEIKTLKRELKNNHIEVRL
- the hisIE gene encoding bifunctional phosphoribosyl-AMP cyclohydrolase/phosphoribosyl-ATP diphosphatase HisIE — its product is MDIDFSKSAHGLIPAIIQDSETKNVLMLGYMNAEAYQKTIDTQKVTFYSRSKQRLWTKGEESGNFLNLVDIKNDCDNDTLLIQVRPVGPTCHKGTDTCWATENKQEYGFISNLENTIKTRRENADSEKSYVASLFKLGINKIAQKVGEEAVEVVIEAKDDNDELFLSESADLLFHYLILLQAKGFQLNDVVDVLKSRQK
- a CDS encoding nuclear transport factor 2 family protein, producing the protein MEAKKFAQKWIESWNSHDLDDIMKHYSEDIEITTPMIKLAAGIDNGSLQGKKEVRGYWEKALTKIPDLHFELVDVTSGVNSVALYYKSIMNKMAIEIMFFDKNGLVNKMIAHYADL
- the hisG gene encoding ATP phosphoribosyltransferase encodes the protein MSTLKIAIQKSGRLNEESIQILKDCGISIDNGIDQLKAEATNFPLEVLFLRNSDIPQYLIDGVVDAAIVGDNLLVEKGKGIEVAQKLGFSKCRVSVAVPKTSKYNSIKDLDGLRIATSYPNTVTDYFESFGLSVDIHQISGSVEIAPNIGLADAIVDIVSSGSTLFKNNLKEVEVILKSEAVLAVSPKIDPANQKLIDTLKFRIESVLRARKSRYILMNVPNDKIEAVGEILPVLRSLTVLPLAQEGWSSVHSVIDKDTFWEVIDKLKDVGAEGILVCPIEKMVL